In one Raphanus sativus cultivar WK10039 unplaced genomic scaffold, ASM80110v3 Scaffold1398, whole genome shotgun sequence genomic region, the following are encoded:
- the LOC130504177 gene encoding uncharacterized protein LOC130504177 → MTKLRICYLVSGVICILFITFMITLVLAQTVFKPKHPILQTVSSTVESVSTYVSPALDVQLNFTLTLQMLMTNPNLADFEYNTVENLVYYRDILVGNLTLPSTTLPAKGSALLPCPLVLQIDKFVADLGDILQDVLQRKIVIETKAHMPGKITVLGIFKAHLNTVSHCKLVLSFPSMEVEMQVCELDTKL, encoded by the coding sequence ATGACCAAACTACGCATTTGCTACTTAGTTTCTGGAGTCATTTGCATCCTCTTCATCACCTTCATGATCACCTTGGTTCTTGCTCAAACCGTGTTCAAACCAAAACATCCTATACTACAAACCGTATCTTCAACTGTCGAAAGCGTATCCACATATGTATCACCAGCGCTTGATGTCCAGCTAAATTTTACTCTTACACTTCAGATGCTTATGACGAATCCCAACCTTGCTGATTTTGAATACAATACGGTGGAAAATTTGGTTTACTACAGAGATATTCTAGTGGGAAATCTCACTCTTCCTTCGACTACACTCCCAGCCAAAGGCTCGGCGCTTTTGCCATGTCCTCTAGTACTTCAGATAGATAAATTCGTTGCAGATTTAGGTGATATTTTGCAAGATGTATTGCAAAGAAAAATTGTGATAGAGACGAAGGCACACATGCCCGGAAAAATCACAGTGTTGGGAATCTTTAAGGCACATTTAAATACAGTATCCCATTGTAAACTCGTACTTAGCTTTCCTTCAATGGAAGTGGAGATGCAAG